The DNA segment CATATACGGTGCTCCCCGGCGAGGCCATCAGATAAATTTCGGATTCAGCAAAGGTTTTTGAAAGGTCGGGCAAAAATTGTTTGATCATGGTCAATTCGCGCTGACCCGGCGGCAGACAGATGAGAATGTTTTTTAACCGGCGTAGATCATCGGGAAGGGATATCGGCGCTGATTGATAATGACGGCGTTTCATCCGTAATTTCATCCCGGCCGATAGTCTTTTCAGTCTCTTCAACACCTATTCCTCTAACTGCAGATAATAATTTTTCTGATTTTCGCGGCTGATCATAACATCCTTGATCGGCCGACCACGGGGAGAGAGAGGACGAAGCAACTGACCGTTCAGAGTCAGTTGAACACCATTGGGATTTCCCAGAGAAATAAGGAATACCTCGGCCGCACGCACGGTACGCGTCATCCCGGAATCGAGATTATCCTCGAGCACGATATTTCCATCAGCGACAACTTGAACCCAGCTCAGTTCATTTACCATGATTCCCATCTTAAGGGAATCCGGCTGATGGTTAACCGTCAGCTTCGGGATAACCGAATCGGTTTTAACCTTTGATTCCATCGAATCGATCGGCAAACCGGTTGTCACGATAGAGTCGGATGCGGCCGATTCGATTTGCAAGGCATCTCCGGTGGTAACGGATGGTGTCTCATTCACATCTCCTTTTTTACCGCCGGTTCGGGATAAAATCAGGACAACCACAAAAATAACCACCACCACCGCCGCCAGCCAGAGACCGATTTTGTAAAGGGGGGTTTCTCCATAAGGCCTTTCCGGCCCGGCGGTAGATGATACCGGCGATGTTTCCCCGTTTTTATCGCCCTCCGGTTTTTCTTCAGCAGTATCCATGCTTTCCAGCAGTTCATCCGGATCAAGTCCCAGTTCACGGGCGTAGGATCGAACGAACAGGTTATAATATATTTTGGTATTGGAAGGCAACTCATCGATCTGCCCGGCTTCAATGGCCAGGAGATATCGTTCAGCGATTTTCAGAACTTCGGCCAGTTGTTCGATTTCACGATTCTGCTCTTCTCTTGTCTTTTTTAGAAGAGCGCCGATTTCTTTAATGTCCAATACCATATAAGCCCTTTTTAACAGCCATCTTAGCCGCCAGATTATCCAACAAATCACGGGGCAGACCGATTACATTATCAATATTTCCGATAACCCTGTCAACCAAAAAAACGCCCTGTTCCTGTATCCCGTAGGATCCGGCTTTATCGAGAGGCTCTCCTGTCGCCACATAATTCCGTATGGCTTCCGGGGAAACATCCCGAAAATAGACGTCGGATAGTTCATAAGCGCTTTCTTCATTTCCATCCCTGTCAACCAAGGCCACCCCGGAACAAACGGTATGCTTCTGCCCGGAAAGACGGTTTAACATCCGGAAAGCCTCATCGGGTGATGACGGTTTTCCCAAAATATGTCCTTCAAGAACCACCAGGGTATCACATCCCAGAGCGATTTCATCGGATCCCATCCGGTCGAGAATAGCCTGAGCTTTTTTTAAGGCCAGAAGGGTGGCCAGTTCATGGGGATCGATATGAGCATTGTTGTCTTCGTGAATATCGGGAATTATCTGGCGGTAGGTAATCCCGATTTCATCAAGCAGAAAAATCCGGCGGGGTGAACCGGAGGCCAGGACCAAGCAATAATGATCCAGCAGATGG comes from the Candidatus Zixiibacteriota bacterium genome and includes:
- a CDS encoding helix-turn-helix domain-containing protein — protein: MVLDIKEIGALLKKTREEQNREIEQLAEVLKIAERYLLAIEAGQIDELPSNTKIYYNLFVRSYARELGLDPDELLESMDTAEEKPEGDKNGETSPVSSTAGPERPYGETPLYKIGLWLAAVVVVIFVVVLILSRTGGKKGDVNETPSVTTGDALQIESAASDSIVTTGLPIDSMESKVKTDSVIPKLTVNHQPDSLKMGIMVNELSWVQVVADGNIVLEDNLDSGMTRTVRAAEVFLISLGNPNGVQLTLNGQLLRPLSPRGRPIKDVMISRENQKNYYLQLEE
- the maf gene encoding septum formation protein Maf, with translation MIGKYKNLAHLLDHYCLVLASGSPRRIFLLDEIGITYRQIIPDIHEDNNAHIDPHELATLLALKKAQAILDRMGSDEIALGCDTLVVLEGHILGKPSSPDEAFRMLNRLSGQKHTVCSGVALVDRDGNEESAYELSDVYFRDVSPEAIRNYVATGEPLDKAGSYGIQEQGVFLVDRVIGNIDNVIGLPRDLLDNLAAKMAVKKGLYGIGH